A genomic segment from Chloroflexota bacterium encodes:
- a CDS encoding VOC family protein: protein MSGVKPIPDGYTAITPYLIVENAAALIDFLTRAFGAAERMRLAMPQGGIGHAEVEIDGAVLMLSDAMPPEFPAGSSKLHLYVEDVDSAYAQAMRAGATSLAEPADQFYGDRAARVVDPWGNHWTIASHVEDVDMDEVTRRIAAMEQP, encoded by the coding sequence ATGTCCGGCGTGAAGCCCATCCCCGACGGCTACACCGCGATTACGCCCTACCTGATCGTTGAGAATGCGGCTGCGCTGATCGATTTTCTCACGCGGGCGTTCGGAGCGGCCGAGCGGATGCGTCTCGCGATGCCTCAGGGCGGCATCGGCCATGCCGAGGTGGAGATCGATGGCGCGGTGCTGATGCTGTCCGACGCCATGCCGCCGGAGTTTCCGGCTGGCTCGTCGAAGCTTCACCTCTATGTCGAGGATGTGGACAGCGCCTATGCCCAGGCGATGAGGGCTGGCGCGACCTCCCTGGCCGAGCCCGCCGACCAGTTTTACGGCGACCGCGCCGCCCGCGTCGTGGATCCCTGGGGCAACCACTGGACCATTGCCAGCCACGTCGAGGATGTCGACATGGATGAAGTCACTCGCCGCATTGCGGCCATGGAGCAACCGTAG
- a CDS encoding STAS domain-containing protein: MDVDTQWKGSRRTLFQATRIGSEGMNTNWESHDGAIVATVDGRVDGANAHEFQEALEAVIKASESAVILDFEQLSYISSAGLRVVLLAAKELRKQDKQFAVCSLAGSILEVFKISGFDQIIPVHSTQAEAIAAVTA, encoded by the coding sequence ATGGACGTGGACACCCAGTGGAAAGGGTCGCGGCGAACGCTCTTCCAGGCCACCCGGATAGGATCAGAGGGAATGAACACGAATTGGGAATCGCACGACGGCGCAATTGTTGCCACGGTCGACGGCCGCGTCGACGGTGCCAATGCCCATGAGTTTCAGGAAGCGCTGGAAGCCGTGATCAAGGCGAGCGAAAGCGCCGTGATCCTCGACTTCGAGCAGTTGTCCTACATCAGCAGTGCCGGTCTTCGGGTCGTCCTGCTGGCCGCCAAGGAGCTCCGCAAGCAAGACAAGCAGTTCGCCGTCTGCTCGCTGGCGGGTTCAATCCTCGAAGTGTTCAAGATCAGCGGGTTCGATCAGATCATCCCCGTTCATTCGACGCAGGCCGAGGCAATCGCCGCCGTCACCGCCTGA
- a CDS encoding SpoIIE family protein phosphatase, producing the protein MTDRPCKILVVDDEPDLEPLVLQRMRRSIRRGKYEFVFAHNGVEALERLNEDDEIDMVLSDINMPQMDGLTLLDQIPKVNPNIRSVIISAYGDMKNIRTAMNRGAFDFVTKPVDFNDLQVTIDRTLQHMNEWRAALAARDKLVSLQNELDVASKMQQSILPRKFPVRDDYEVFANMAPARNVGGDFYDLLQLDDGRIGLAVADVSDKGVPAALFMMSTRTLLKGAAIGHEGPGEVLREVNDLLNESNESAMFVTVLYGVYDPATREFIYANGGHNTPLVVHADGSSTELPLTGGVALGVVPELPYDQGAVTLALDDTVVLYTDGVTEAMNADGEEFGVERLQETFAASPPQDSQQANRTVFEAVQAFAGDTPQSDDVTCLVFRPREAAS; encoded by the coding sequence ATGACGGATCGCCCATGCAAAATCCTCGTCGTCGACGACGAGCCGGACCTCGAGCCGCTCGTGCTGCAGCGTATGCGTCGCAGTATCCGGCGTGGCAAATACGAGTTTGTCTTTGCCCACAACGGAGTGGAGGCGCTCGAGCGTCTGAACGAGGACGACGAAATCGACATGGTCCTCTCGGACATCAACATGCCGCAGATGGACGGGTTGACGCTGCTTGACCAGATTCCCAAGGTCAATCCCAACATCCGCTCGGTGATCATTTCCGCCTACGGCGACATGAAGAACATCCGCACCGCGATGAATCGCGGTGCGTTCGACTTTGTGACCAAGCCGGTCGACTTTAACGATTTGCAAGTGACGATTGATCGGACGCTGCAGCACATGAACGAATGGCGTGCCGCGTTGGCGGCCCGTGACAAGCTGGTCTCGCTGCAAAACGAGCTCGACGTCGCGAGCAAGATGCAGCAGTCAATCCTCCCCAGGAAATTTCCCGTGCGCGACGACTACGAAGTCTTCGCCAACATGGCGCCGGCGCGTAACGTTGGCGGGGACTTCTATGACCTGCTGCAACTGGATGACGGTCGAATCGGTCTGGCCGTGGCGGACGTTTCGGACAAGGGCGTGCCGGCCGCGCTATTCATGATGTCGACGCGTACGCTGCTGAAGGGCGCGGCCATTGGCCACGAAGGCCCAGGCGAGGTGCTGCGCGAGGTCAATGACTTGCTGAACGAGAGCAACGAGTCCGCGATGTTCGTCACGGTCCTCTACGGCGTGTATGACCCGGCGACCCGAGAATTCATCTATGCGAACGGCGGTCACAACACTCCGCTCGTGGTGCACGCCGACGGCAGTTCGACCGAGCTGCCCCTTACCGGCGGCGTTGCCCTGGGCGTGGTGCCGGAGTTGCCGTACGACCAGGGGGCCGTGACCCTGGCCCTCGATGACACCGTGGTGCTCTATACCGACGGCGTGACCGAGGCCATGAACGCGGACGGCGAGGAGTTTGGGGTCGAGCGGCTTCAGGAGACCTTTGCCGCAAGCCCCCCTCAAGACTCTCAGCAGGCCAATCGGACCGTGTTCGAAGCCGTTCAGGCGTTCGCCGGCGATACGCCGCAGTCCGACGACGTCACCTGCCTGGTATTCCGACCTCGTGAGGCTGCGTCATGA
- a CDS encoding ATP-binding protein, translated as MSARLSLTVKTQAEELARITAAVEDFGEQEEWPPDLVFRVNLALEELGMNIMNHGYDAGLHEFDITLTSEDDTLTIEIVDDGRPFDPLHDAKQPDVGAAIEDRPIGGLGIYFVREMMDEMHYRREDGKNHLTLVSRR; from the coding sequence ATGAGCGCCCGGTTGTCGCTCACGGTTAAGACACAGGCCGAGGAGCTGGCGCGAATCACCGCCGCCGTGGAGGACTTCGGCGAGCAGGAGGAATGGCCGCCGGACCTCGTCTTTCGCGTGAACCTGGCGCTCGAGGAGCTGGGCATGAACATCATGAATCACGGCTATGACGCGGGGCTTCACGAATTCGATATCACGCTCACCTCCGAGGACGATACGCTGACAATCGAGATCGTCGACGATGGCCGGCCATTCGATCCGCTGCATGACGCCAAGCAGCCCGATGTGGGCGCGGCGATTGAAGATCGACCGATCGGCGGGCTCGGCATCTACTTTGTGCGCGAGATGATGGATGAGATGCACTATCGGCGCGAGGACGGCAAGAATCACCTCACCCTCGTGTCGCGCAGATGA